One part of the Hydra vulgaris chromosome 01, alternate assembly HydraT2T_AEP genome encodes these proteins:
- the LOC124809699 gene encoding uncharacterized protein LOC124809699, translated as MEEKATHEMTYETLGIIQKNDAYVRFKTACHFVALELYRKIFHDPCYAGFSKEGPHLYNELQAFKGCLSRLKGNVLNNREWSFLFPENQQTLSETFTLNLIRTIIRYCVCDVNNSADIFAPSKYADNLSEEGKRLLTVVEKIHATVSDKKTKELIVSDNGSKMLWQLLNQALDEINFDRNEIEKIKHADLDMYQDFRLSLITSQFEVLLDECNDILKTVSLNYLAVEKLIEDCNNILSKDKNGLIEKDFFSNANKVLSEASSITDKLNFIKQATIESIIEIPDWKEKNLEGDIIIIDEKLVNLKNDTIKQIELIKNVFHATSLSMVKIKETYYFQENKAKILNQMRSIGSRSIRDIRVL; from the coding sequence atggaaGAAAAAGCGACGCATGAAATGACGTATGAAACACTTGGCATAATCCAGAAGAATGACGCGTATGTGCGTTTTAAAACTGCGTGTCACTTTGTAGCTTTAGAACTTTATCGTAAAATATTTCACGATCCGTGCTACGCGGGTTTTTCAAAAGAAGGACCGCACCTTTACAATGAGTTGCAGGCTTTTAAAGGGTGCTTATCTCGTCTTAAAGGAAACGTTCTAAATAATAGAGAGTGGAGTTTTCTTTTTCCAGAAAACCAACAAACTTTGTCAGAAACGTTCACATTAAATCTAATACGTACAATAATAAGGTATTGCGTGTGTGACGTTAACAACTCCGCAGATATTTTTGCACCAAGCAAGTACGCCGACAATTTATCTGAAGAAGGTAAAAGGTTGCTAACAGTCGTAGAAAAAATTCATGCTACGGTTTCAGATAAGAAAACCAAAGAACTGATCGTATCCGACAATGGTTCTAAGATGTTATGGCAGTTGTTAAACCAAGCTTTagatgaaattaattttgatcgaaacgaaattgaaaaaataaagcatgCTGATTTAGACATGTACCAAGATTTTAGACTCTCACTTATAACTTCACAGTTTGAAGTGTTGCTTGATGAATGCAATGATATTCTAAAGACAGTTAGTTTGAATTATCTTGCAGTTGAAAAATTAATAGAAGACTGTAACAACATTTTATCTAAAGATAAAAACGGACTAATcgagaaagattttttttcaaatgcaaacAAAGTTCTTTCAGAAGCAAGTTCTATTACagataagttaaattttattaagcaaGCAACCATTGAGTCGATCATTGAAATACCTGAttggaaagaaaaaaatcttgaagGAGATATAATCATTATTGATGAGAAGTTAGTAAATCTAAAGAATGACACTATTAAACAAATTGAActgattaaaaatgtttttcatgcCACTTCTTTAAGTATGGTTAAAATCAAGGAAACatattattttcaagaaaacaaagcaaagattttaaatcaaatgagATCAATTGGCTCCAGATCCATACGAGATATACGAGTATTGTAG